The following proteins are co-located in the Trichomycterus rosablanca isolate fTriRos1 chromosome 14, fTriRos1.hap1, whole genome shotgun sequence genome:
- the LOC134326258 gene encoding tripartite motif-containing protein 16-like, whose translation MESRISVTQDEFSCSVCLETLKNPVTTHCGHSFCMVCINNCWDQEDDKGTYSCPQCRQTFTPRPEVSKNIILANVVENLKQRESQVPLPAGPEDVDCDHCTERKCKAIKSCLVCLASFCETHLQPHYRIPSYKNHKLVKASRRLQDQICSQHNKLLEVYCRTDQQCICLMCIMDDHKGHDTISAAAERTEKQKQLLEIQRKFQEKIQNREKELCELINTVESHKCSAQTAVENIERICTELINSINRRCCELKDLIRDRETAEVSQAEKALKQVEQQIAELKRKDAELEQLSHTEDSFHFLQDFQSLLAPAGSAESAAITISPFLSFDDVTKSVSQLREKVEEFWKEQCEKIPDEVKKVWITSPPEPEIREDFLQYFCRFTLDPNTVNKNLRLSEENNVVTCSRRLQLYPDHRDRFDYYYQVVCRESVSGRCYWEVELSGNNCVAVSYKSISRKGRNDKCVFGYNDQSWSLFCSSSSFSFWHNNKKSEIPIMPSSSRIGVYVDYEAGTLSFYSVSDTMKLLQRVQTTFTQPLYLGFNLYYGSEVKLYRHYLPAYKRLESEDRKESGRVVCTLCFVRACVFEVGSEFA comes from the exons ATGGAGTCCAGAATTTCAGTAACTCAGGACGAGTTCAGTtgttcagtctgtctggaaacactgaagaatCCAGTAACTacacactgtgggcacagtttctgtatggtgtgtattaataactgctgggatcaggaggatgataagggaacgtacagctgtccacagtgtagacaaaccttcactccaagacctgAAGTGAGTAAAAACATTATTCTGGCAAACGTTGTAGAGAACCTGAAGCAGAGAGAATCCCAAGTTCCACTTCCTGctggacctgaagatgtggaTTGTGATCACTGTACAGAGAGAAAATGCAAAGCTAttaaatcctgtctggtgtgtttggcctctttttgtgaaactcaccttcagcctcaCTATCGAATTCCTTCTTATAAGAATCACAAGCTGGTTAAAGCCTCCAGACGACtccaggatcagatctgctctcagcataataaacttctggaggtttactgtcgtactgatcagcagtgtatctgccTGATGTGTATCATGGAtgatcataaaggacatgatacaatatcagctgcagcagaaagaactgagaaacag aagcagctgctggagatccagagaaaattccaggagaaaatccagaacagagaaaaggaactttgtgagctgataaacactgtggagtctcacaag tgttctgcacagacagcagtggagaacattgagaggatctgtactgaactaatcaactcaattaacagaagatgctgcgagctaaaagatctgatcagagatcgagagacagcagaagtaaGTCAAGCTGAAAAAGCCCTGAAGCAGGTGGAGCAGCAGATTGCagagctgaagaggaaagatgctgaactggaacagctttcacacacagaggattccttccatttcctccag GATTTTCAGTCTCTCTtggctcctgctggatctgcagaatcagctgccatcacaatcagtcctttcctctcatttgatgatgttacaaagtctgtatctcagctgagagagaaagtagaagaattctggaaagagcagtgtgagaagataccagatgaag tgaagaaagtctggattacttcacctcctgaacctgaaatcagagaagattttctacaat ATTtttgtcggttcacactggatccaaacacagtaaataaaaacctccgtctgtctgaggagaacaacGTGGTGACCTGCAGTAGAAGATTACAGCTGTATCCTGATCATAGAGATAGATTTGATTATTACTACCaggttgtgtgtagagagagtgtgagtggacgctgttactgggaggttgagctGAGTGGGAATAATTGTgtagcagtgtcatataaaagcatcagcaggaagggacgtaatgataagtgtgtgtttggatataatgatcagtcctggagtttgttctgttcttCATCCAGTTTTTCATTCTGGCACAATAACAAAAAGTCtgaaattcccataatgccgagttcctctagaataggagtatatgtggattatgaagcaggaactctgtccttctacagcgtctctgatacaatgaagctcctccaaagagttcagaccacgttcactcagcccCTCTACCTGGGGTTTAATCTTTATTATGGATCAGAAGTAaaact
- the LOC134326630 gene encoding uncharacterized protein LOC134326630 isoform X2, whose amino-acid sequence MYVKMGKCKFNDKWMEKDVFRMWLAPAKNKNEAMCKFCKKTFSLGTMGVKAVESHMKGGKHLQYMAAANSKPGLIPALFAAPPNVASSDATSQSTIKSFVSPPETQKAEVMWVLHTVMRHNSFKSNEEISEVFAAMFPDSQLAKSFSCGENKTAYIAKYGIASFIKKELSRSVSEKPYVIMFDESMNKTTKNKQMDLHLRFWTTDDETGTHHVISRYYRSEFMGHSRAEDMLGHFSEGTKELNLNNMLSLSMDGPSVNWRFVELLQEEHREQCGGAQLQIIGSCGLHTMHNSFKNGFTVWQVEKVLKALHYLFHYAPARREDFVLLTKCDRFPLPFCGHRWLENLPAVERAIEIWPYIVSYVDQVKAKKLPNPRSSSYDTIAEARMDPIILAKLHFFMSISRTFQPFLTKYQTDAPMIPFLGRDLEDLIRSLLRRFIKRDVQVDVSPVNLVKLDVTDQKFWVSPKQVDIGLGATAALKVVL is encoded by the exons ATGTATGTAAAGATGGGAAAGTGCAAATTTAACGACAAATGGATGGAAAAGGATGTATTTAGGATGTGGCTGGCACCagccaaaaacaaaaatgagGCAATGTGCAAATTCTGCAAAAAAACTTTTTCTTTAGGCACCATGGGGGTCAAAGCCGTCGAGTCGCACATGAAGGGAGGAAAGCACCTGCAGTATATGGCCGCAGCTAATAGCAAGCCCGGGCTAATCCCTGCATTGTTTGCAGCTCCACCTAATGTTGCAAGTTCAGACGCCACCTCTCAGTCGACTATTAAAAGCTTTGTTTCACCGCCAGAGACCCAGAAGGCAGAGGTAATGTGGGTTCTCCATACCGTAATGAGGCACAATTCATTTAAATCTAATGAGGAGATAAGTGAAGTCTTTGCTGCCATGTTCCCCGATTCCCAGCTTGCAAAGTCATTCAGCTGTGGTGAAAATAAAACTGCATATATCGCCAAATATGGCATTGCTTCGTTCATCAAGAAGGAGCTATCGCGCAGCGTTAGTGAGAAGCCGTATGTTATCATGTTTGACGAAAGCATGAATAAAACGACaaagaataaacaaatggaCCTTCATTTGCGGTTCTGGACTACTGATGATGAGACGGGCACACACCATGTCATCTCCCGCTACTATAGGTCGGAGTTTATGGGTCACTCGAGAGCCGAGGACATGTTGGGACATTTCAGT GAAGGTACAAAAGAGCTGAATCTGAACAACATGCTCTCACTCTCGATGGATGGGCCCAGTGTTAATTGGAGGTTTGTTGAACTCTTAcaagaggaacacagagagcaGTGTGGTGGAGCCCAACTACAAATAATTGGAAGTTGTGGCCTTCACACAATGCACAACTCATTCAAGAACGGCTTCACGGTTTGGCAAGTTGAAAAAGTTCTGAAAGCCCTGCACTACCTGTTTCATTATGCACCTGCAAGGAGGGAAGACTTTGTGTTATTGACCAAGTGTGATAGATTTCCTCTGCCATTTTGTGGACATCGCTGGCTGGAAAACCTTCCAGCAGTTGAGAGAGCCATTGAaatttggccatatattgtctCCTATGTGGATCAGGTCAAAGCCAAGAAGCTCCCCAATCCAAGGTCATCATCGTATGACACCATCGCAGAAGCACGGATGGATCCCATTATCCTGGCAAAGTTGCACTTCTTCATGAGTATCTCAAGAACTTTTCAGCCATTTCTCACCAAGTACCAGACAGATGCCCCGATGATTCCCTTCTTAGGCAGAGATTTGGAGGATCTAATCAGG AGCCTTCTCAGGCGGTTTATAAAGCGAGATGTTCAGGTTGATGTTTCCCCAGTAAATCTGGTCAAGCTTGATGTGACAGACCAAAAATTTTGGGTCAGTCCAAAGCAAGTGGACATTGGCTTGGGAGCCACAGCTGCCCTCAAG GTTGTTCTCTAG
- the LOC134326630 gene encoding uncharacterized protein LOC134326630 isoform X1: protein MYVKMGKCKFNDKWMEKDVFRMWLAPAKNKNEAMCKFCKKTFSLGTMGVKAVESHMKGGKHLQYMAAANSKPGLIPALFAAPPNVASSDATSQSTIKSFVSPPETQKAEVMWVLHTVMRHNSFKSNEEISEVFAAMFPDSQLAKSFSCGENKTAYIAKYGIASFIKKELSRSVSEKPYVIMFDESMNKTTKNKQMDLHLRFWTTDDETGTHHVISRYYRSEFMGHSRAEDMLGHFSEGTKELNLNNMLSLSMDGPSVNWRFVELLQEEHREQCGGAQLQIIGSCGLHTMHNSFKNGFTVWQVEKVLKALHYLFHYAPARREDFVLLTKCDRFPLPFCGHRWLENLPAVERAIEIWPYIVSYVDQVKAKKLPNPRSSSYDTIAEARMDPIILAKLHFFMSISRTFQPFLTKYQTDAPMIPFLGRDLEDLIRSLLRRFIKRDVQVDVSPVNLVKLDVTDQKFWVSPKQVDIGLGATAALKVIRLHNSFRSSCLMRPEERNSWSSVHWMGHCELTASCIRP from the exons ATGTATGTAAAGATGGGAAAGTGCAAATTTAACGACAAATGGATGGAAAAGGATGTATTTAGGATGTGGCTGGCACCagccaaaaacaaaaatgagGCAATGTGCAAATTCTGCAAAAAAACTTTTTCTTTAGGCACCATGGGGGTCAAAGCCGTCGAGTCGCACATGAAGGGAGGAAAGCACCTGCAGTATATGGCCGCAGCTAATAGCAAGCCCGGGCTAATCCCTGCATTGTTTGCAGCTCCACCTAATGTTGCAAGTTCAGACGCCACCTCTCAGTCGACTATTAAAAGCTTTGTTTCACCGCCAGAGACCCAGAAGGCAGAGGTAATGTGGGTTCTCCATACCGTAATGAGGCACAATTCATTTAAATCTAATGAGGAGATAAGTGAAGTCTTTGCTGCCATGTTCCCCGATTCCCAGCTTGCAAAGTCATTCAGCTGTGGTGAAAATAAAACTGCATATATCGCCAAATATGGCATTGCTTCGTTCATCAAGAAGGAGCTATCGCGCAGCGTTAGTGAGAAGCCGTATGTTATCATGTTTGACGAAAGCATGAATAAAACGACaaagaataaacaaatggaCCTTCATTTGCGGTTCTGGACTACTGATGATGAGACGGGCACACACCATGTCATCTCCCGCTACTATAGGTCGGAGTTTATGGGTCACTCGAGAGCCGAGGACATGTTGGGACATTTCAGT GAAGGTACAAAAGAGCTGAATCTGAACAACATGCTCTCACTCTCGATGGATGGGCCCAGTGTTAATTGGAGGTTTGTTGAACTCTTAcaagaggaacacagagagcaGTGTGGTGGAGCCCAACTACAAATAATTGGAAGTTGTGGCCTTCACACAATGCACAACTCATTCAAGAACGGCTTCACGGTTTGGCAAGTTGAAAAAGTTCTGAAAGCCCTGCACTACCTGTTTCATTATGCACCTGCAAGGAGGGAAGACTTTGTGTTATTGACCAAGTGTGATAGATTTCCTCTGCCATTTTGTGGACATCGCTGGCTGGAAAACCTTCCAGCAGTTGAGAGAGCCATTGAaatttggccatatattgtctCCTATGTGGATCAGGTCAAAGCCAAGAAGCTCCCCAATCCAAGGTCATCATCGTATGACACCATCGCAGAAGCACGGATGGATCCCATTATCCTGGCAAAGTTGCACTTCTTCATGAGTATCTCAAGAACTTTTCAGCCATTTCTCACCAAGTACCAGACAGATGCCCCGATGATTCCCTTCTTAGGCAGAGATTTGGAGGATCTAATCAGG AGCCTTCTCAGGCGGTTTATAAAGCGAGATGTTCAGGTTGATGTTTCCCCAGTAAATCTGGTCAAGCTTGATGTGACAGACCAAAAATTTTGGGTCAGTCCAAAGCAAGTGGACATTGGCTTGGGAGCCACAGCTGCCCTCAAG GTGATAAGATTGCACAACAGTTTCAGAAGTTCCTGTTTAATGAGGCCAGAGGAGAGGAATTCATGGTCTTCAGTGCATTGGATGGGACATTGCGAGTTGACAGCTTCCTGCATAAGGCCATGA